Proteins encoded together in one Desulfatirhabdium butyrativorans DSM 18734 window:
- a CDS encoding 2-hydroxyacid dehydrogenase, with protein MKILITQALPDSALAPLRERYSIEVGSQSQPMSREALLEHVREIDGMIPTIADRIDASLLDAAIRLKIIANYGVGYNHIDVDAATERGILVTNTPDVLTDATAELAFALLLATARRIVEGDHRMRSGQFRYWAPLDFLGTEVSGKTLGIVGFGRIGQAMAKRAKAFDMRLLCTTRSPIDPSIGREYGITRVELESLLAQSDFISLHVPLTPETVHRIGSAEFARMKPSAILINTSRGPVVDETALVEALKKGTIAAAGLDVYENEPMMAPGLADLDRVVLLPHIGSATTETRTRMAKMAVANLLEGLGGRIPPNCLNPHAIGRKEQHRR; from the coding sequence ATGAAGATTCTCATCACGCAGGCCCTTCCGGATAGCGCCCTGGCGCCTTTGCGAGAACGCTATTCCATTGAAGTCGGTTCACAATCCCAGCCCATGTCCCGAGAGGCTTTGCTGGAGCATGTCCGTGAGATCGACGGCATGATTCCCACCATTGCCGACCGGATCGATGCATCGCTGCTGGATGCGGCCATACGTCTGAAAATCATCGCCAACTACGGGGTGGGCTACAACCATATCGATGTGGATGCAGCCACCGAACGCGGAATTCTGGTCACCAACACCCCCGATGTCCTCACGGATGCAACGGCGGAGCTGGCCTTTGCGCTGTTATTGGCAACGGCCAGAAGAATCGTGGAGGGCGATCACCGCATGCGATCCGGTCAATTCCGGTATTGGGCGCCGCTCGATTTTCTGGGGACGGAGGTGAGCGGAAAAACCCTTGGCATCGTTGGCTTCGGCAGAATCGGTCAGGCCATGGCCAAGCGGGCCAAGGCATTTGACATGCGTCTGCTCTGCACCACACGAAGTCCCATCGACCCGTCCATTGGCAGAGAGTACGGCATCACCCGTGTCGAGCTCGAATCCCTGCTCGCCCAATCCGATTTCATCAGCCTGCATGTGCCGCTCACTCCGGAAACCGTTCACCGGATCGGTTCCGCCGAGTTCGCCCGGATGAAGCCATCGGCCATCCTGATCAATACATCGCGGGGGCCTGTCGTGGATGAAACGGCATTGGTCGAAGCCTTGAAAAAAGGAACGATTGCCGCTGCAGGTCTCGATGTTTACGAAAACGAGCCGATGATGGCACCGGGGCTTGCCGATCTGGATCGTGTCGTTTTGCTGCCGCATATCGGCAGTGCCACGACCGAAACCCGAACACGGATGGCCAAAATGGCTGTTGCCAATCTGCTGGAAGGCCTCGGTGGGCGCATCCCCCCCAATTGCCTCAACCCGCACGCAATCGGCAGGAAGGAGCAGCATCGTCGATGA